A stretch of the Agrobacterium vitis genome encodes the following:
- a CDS encoding SDR family oxidoreductase — MNTIPTLPLAGKRALVTGAARGIGAAIALKLAEDGADVAITYEKSAEKAETLAAEIGAMGRKAVAIQADAASPEAAIATVERTVADLGGLDILINNAGVLFSGDFSTQPLEEIDLQLNVNVRGVFLITQAALKHIPNGGRIISTGSNAGLAVPFAGIAVYAATKSALESFTRGLARELGPREITVNLVRPGPIDTDMNPADGALAPAILPKLSIARYGKTREIAEAVAFLAGPGAAYITGSGILVDGGISA; from the coding sequence ATGAACACTATCCCCACCCTTCCTCTCGCTGGCAAACGCGCGCTCGTAACCGGTGCAGCGCGCGGGATTGGAGCAGCCATTGCTCTAAAGCTCGCGGAGGACGGTGCCGACGTTGCAATCACCTATGAGAAGTCGGCTGAAAAGGCCGAAACTCTCGCCGCCGAGATCGGCGCCATGGGCCGCAAAGCTGTCGCCATTCAGGCTGATGCCGCCAGCCCGGAAGCCGCGATCGCGACTGTCGAGCGGACCGTTGCTGACCTTGGCGGCCTTGACATTCTGATCAATAACGCGGGCGTCCTTTTCTCAGGTGACTTTTCCACACAGCCACTGGAGGAGATCGATCTGCAGCTGAACGTCAATGTGCGCGGCGTGTTTCTGATCACGCAGGCGGCGTTGAAACACATCCCGAACGGCGGCCGTATCATCAGCACCGGGAGCAATGCGGGTCTGGCTGTCCCGTTCGCAGGGATCGCGGTCTATGCAGCAACCAAGTCCGCGCTGGAAAGCTTCACTCGTGGTCTCGCGCGTGAACTTGGTCCAAGGGAGATAACCGTCAATCTGGTCCGACCAGGCCCGATCGACACCGACATGAACCCTGCCGACGGTGCTCTCGCACCTGCTATCCTGCCAAAACTGTCGATTGCCCGGTACGGCAAAACCAGAGAGATCGCAGAGGCCGTCGCTTTCCTCGCCGGACCTGGTGCCGCCTACATCACCGGCTCGGGCATTCTCGTTGACGGCGGCATAAGCGCTTGA
- a CDS encoding aldo/keto reductase → MEYTRLGNTGLEVSRLCLGCMTYGQPDRGSHPWTLAEEQSRPFIRKAIELGINFFDTANVYSDGTSEEILGRAIRDYSTRDDVVIATKVNGRMKPGPNGAGLSRKAILSEIDASLKRLGTDYVDLYQIHRFDHDTPIEETLEALHDVVKAGKARYIGASSMYAWQFSKMLAVSQANGWSRFISMQNHLNLLYREEEREMLPLCKAESIGVIPWSPLARGRLTRDWSTQSDRSETDEIGKGLYAETTEEADMRVVEAVAKIAQERAVPRAQVALAWVLSKLEITAPIIGATKLQHLDDALAAVALRLTSAEIGALESNYIPHSVVGFT, encoded by the coding sequence ATGGAATATACCCGCCTCGGAAATACCGGTCTTGAGGTCTCCCGCCTCTGCCTTGGATGCATGACTTATGGGCAACCCGATCGCGGCAGCCATCCATGGACGCTGGCGGAAGAGCAAAGTCGCCCCTTTATCCGCAAAGCGATCGAACTGGGGATTAACTTCTTCGACACCGCCAATGTCTACTCGGACGGAACGAGCGAGGAAATCCTCGGCCGCGCCATCAGGGACTACTCGACGAGAGACGACGTCGTCATCGCCACGAAGGTCAACGGCCGGATGAAGCCGGGACCAAATGGTGCCGGTCTGTCCCGCAAAGCCATTCTTTCGGAGATCGATGCCAGCCTGAAGCGGTTGGGGACCGACTATGTCGACCTCTACCAGATTCACCGCTTCGACCATGATACGCCGATCGAGGAAACGCTGGAAGCTTTGCATGACGTCGTCAAGGCGGGCAAAGCACGTTACATCGGTGCGTCGTCTATGTACGCGTGGCAGTTCTCGAAAATGCTGGCAGTCTCGCAGGCGAACGGATGGTCACGATTCATCTCCATGCAGAACCACCTGAACCTGCTCTACCGGGAGGAGGAGAGGGAGATGCTTCCGCTGTGCAAAGCGGAAAGCATCGGCGTCATCCCATGGAGCCCGCTTGCACGTGGTCGTCTGACCCGCGACTGGAGCACGCAAAGCGATCGTTCAGAAACCGACGAGATCGGCAAAGGTCTCTACGCCGAAACCACTGAGGAGGCCGACATGCGGGTGGTGGAGGCAGTTGCAAAGATCGCACAGGAGAGGGCTGTTCCCAGAGCGCAAGTCGCGCTCGCATGGGTATTGTCGAAATTAGAAATCACAGCGCCTATTATCGGCGCGACTAAGTTGCAACATCTGGATGACGCTTTAGCCGCGGTCGCTCTCAGGCTCACCTCAGCTGAAATCGGCGCCCTCGAAAGCAACTATATTCCACATTCGGTCGTCGGCTTTACGTAA
- a CDS encoding DUF1684 domain-containing protein, whose amino-acid sequence MSETEQLWDWREKISNLYYEVRSNPDVEKAWHLWCETRTALFRSHPQSPIDPPDREAFPGPEIFPYNPALRLTVQLAPTNAERITVSTGPDGDVSMRAFARTEGLETRLGGELTLYWIEGYGGGVFLPFTDGTSGAETYGGGRYLLDTIKGADLGNVHQDGTLLLDFNFSYFPSCAYSSRYVCPLSPPGNRLEAALRGGERMAFSK is encoded by the coding sequence TTGAGCGAAACGGAGCAGTTGTGGGATTGGCGCGAGAAGATCTCAAACCTTTATTACGAGGTACGTTCAAATCCAGATGTCGAGAAAGCATGGCACCTGTGGTGCGAAACTCGCACTGCGCTATTTCGGAGTCATCCTCAGTCGCCCATTGACCCGCCGGATCGTGAAGCGTTTCCAGGTCCGGAGATATTTCCCTACAACCCGGCGCTCCGCCTCACAGTCCAACTGGCTCCGACAAACGCAGAACGAATAACTGTTTCAACGGGACCGGACGGAGACGTGTCGATGCGTGCATTCGCACGTACCGAGGGGCTAGAGACCAGATTGGGTGGCGAATTAACACTCTACTGGATTGAGGGTTACGGCGGTGGCGTTTTCCTACCGTTCACCGACGGAACCTCAGGTGCGGAGACATATGGAGGCGGGCGATACCTGCTCGACACAATCAAGGGCGCGGATCTCGGCAATGTTCATCAAGACGGGACCTTACTGCTCGACTTCAACTTCTCTTATTTTCCGTCGTGTGCCTATTCGTCTCGCTATGTTTGCCCGTTGTCGCCTCCGGGCAATCGACTGGAAGCCGCGCTACGCGGTGGTGAGCGGATGGCATTCTCGAAATAG
- a CDS encoding MarR family winged helix-turn-helix transcriptional regulator encodes MRLANEGLAFGNMENKKVLYHKLTAGLLSAGRHWRRAVNLALEPYEVTEASAAPLLWIAELGGGVRQVTLASYLEIEPASLVRSIDQLEKLELIVRKHDPADRRAKTLWLTPAGHKLILELEQIFDELYGKLFGVVADEDLEAASRVLSSFEGLGN; translated from the coding sequence ATGCGTCTCGCAAATGAAGGCTTAGCGTTCGGCAATATGGAAAATAAGAAGGTTCTCTACCACAAGCTGACCGCAGGTCTCCTGTCGGCAGGTCGCCACTGGCGGCGCGCAGTCAACCTTGCGCTCGAACCGTATGAAGTAACAGAGGCATCTGCGGCGCCGTTGCTATGGATTGCCGAACTCGGCGGCGGAGTACGACAGGTAACCCTTGCCAGCTATTTGGAAATTGAGCCAGCCTCTCTCGTGCGCTCGATTGATCAGCTTGAAAAACTCGAACTCATAGTCCGAAAGCACGATCCAGCCGATCGGCGAGCTAAGACCCTTTGGTTGACCCCTGCAGGCCACAAGCTGATACTTGAATTGGAGCAGATCTTTGATGAGCTGTATGGAAAACTATTTGGAGTCGTGGCCGACGAGGACCTCGAGGCTGCTTCAAGGGTACTCAGCTCGTTCGAGGGGCTTGGCAACTGA
- a CDS encoding DHA2 family efflux MFS transporter permease subunit: MRDLSSSADQSDERADTAAWLAVVAGNLGALMATLDISIINSSLPTIAGNIGASGTEATWVSTAYLVAEIIIIPLAGWLESVLQLRTFLLLAASLFTIFSIVCGVSTNLTVMIIGRVGQGFTGGAMIPTAQTIIATRLPRHQQPLGISLFGATAVLGPVIGPALGGWLTENLSWHWAFFLNLPLCLLLIGMLFIGLPYKKPDFSRFAQADWMGIAGLTLSLGGLTVVLEEGQREDWFSSNLIVGLSVLSIAGFGLLFTSQRRARRPVIRLGLLLNRQFGSIVIMVLVVGMVLYGTSYVIPQFLATISNYNSYQAGLIVLLSGIPALMLITVTPILVRLFDIRIAVFVGMGLLAISAFLETGLTAGSSGGDFVDSQLLRGAGTILVLLFLNQAAVQSVPPEFASDAAGLYNAARNLGGSLALAGISVVQDRRLFFHFERLGEHVRSSSPIVNSFLVEQAQRLGSSSSALRYLSNIVQRQALVLTYIDLFWILVVGIVVVSPLTIFLRPLDLGRKPSSMH, encoded by the coding sequence ATGAGAGATTTATCCTCCTCGGCGGACCAATCTGACGAACGCGCGGATACCGCAGCGTGGCTGGCTGTTGTGGCCGGTAACCTAGGCGCGCTAATGGCGACGCTCGACATATCGATCATAAACTCTTCCCTGCCGACAATCGCTGGGAACATTGGAGCAAGTGGAACGGAAGCCACGTGGGTCTCTACTGCCTATCTGGTCGCGGAAATCATCATCATCCCATTGGCCGGCTGGCTCGAGAGTGTTTTGCAGCTCAGGACATTCCTGCTACTGGCGGCGAGCCTTTTCACCATCTTTTCGATTGTGTGCGGAGTGTCGACCAATCTGACGGTAATGATAATCGGTCGAGTAGGTCAGGGTTTTACCGGAGGCGCGATGATCCCGACCGCGCAGACCATCATCGCTACGCGCCTACCACGTCATCAGCAGCCACTGGGAATATCGCTTTTTGGTGCAACGGCTGTACTTGGGCCGGTAATCGGGCCTGCACTGGGCGGCTGGTTGACCGAAAATCTTAGCTGGCATTGGGCCTTTTTTCTGAATTTGCCACTTTGCCTGCTTCTTATAGGCATGCTGTTCATTGGCCTTCCTTACAAAAAGCCTGACTTCAGTCGGTTCGCCCAAGCGGACTGGATGGGAATCGCCGGTCTGACTTTGTCCCTCGGAGGGCTCACGGTCGTATTGGAGGAGGGGCAGCGCGAAGACTGGTTTTCCTCAAACCTGATCGTCGGTCTAAGCGTGCTTTCAATAGCAGGATTTGGACTTCTTTTCACGAGCCAGAGACGAGCAAGGCGCCCGGTCATTCGATTGGGACTGCTTTTGAACCGTCAGTTTGGAAGCATCGTGATCATGGTGCTGGTCGTCGGCATGGTCCTTTACGGGACATCGTATGTCATCCCGCAATTTCTTGCGACAATTAGCAATTACAACTCTTATCAAGCAGGACTGATAGTTCTTTTGTCAGGCATTCCTGCGCTGATGCTCATAACTGTAACGCCAATACTAGTTCGCCTTTTCGACATTCGGATCGCTGTCTTTGTTGGAATGGGGCTACTCGCTATCAGCGCCTTCCTTGAGACAGGGTTGACAGCTGGATCTTCGGGTGGCGACTTCGTCGACTCGCAGCTCCTGCGTGGTGCAGGCACGATCCTTGTCCTGTTGTTTCTCAACCAAGCCGCTGTCCAGTCCGTTCCTCCTGAATTCGCAAGTGACGCCGCGGGGCTCTACAATGCAGCGCGCAATCTTGGCGGTTCGTTGGCACTCGCAGGCATTTCGGTCGTACAGGACAGACGTCTGTTCTTCCATTTCGAGAGGCTTGGAGAACATGTCAGATCGAGCTCGCCAATTGTGAATTCATTTCTGGTCGAGCAGGCCCAACGACTGGGCAGCTCGTCGTCAGCCTTGCGCTACCTATCAAACATCGTGCAGAGGCAGGCTCTCGTCCTTACGTATATCGATCTTTTTTGGATACTGGTGGTGGGAATCGTGGTCGTGTCGCCGCTGACGATTTTCCTGCGCCCTCTCGATCTGGGTCGAAAACCTTCATCAATGCATTGA
- a CDS encoding HD domain-containing protein, with the protein MVDEWDQRLAFLLEVDKLKLVERQSRVTGGGRRENSAEHSWHLALFALLLGKGRSVDLLKAVKMLIIHDLVEIDAGDTPLHSSDRQDKVEAEKAAADRLYGLLPVNDSVEYRALWDEFEEGSSAEAVFARGMDRLQPLLLNILNNGGTWRENGVSEQTVIERYKPFISAAMPDVWPTVEQMVRNHFAQSR; encoded by the coding sequence GTGGTAGACGAGTGGGATCAGCGCCTTGCCTTTTTGCTCGAGGTGGACAAGCTAAAGTTGGTCGAACGGCAATCAAGAGTGACGGGCGGCGGACGGCGCGAAAACTCCGCGGAACACTCCTGGCACCTGGCGCTCTTCGCCCTCTTACTCGGGAAGGGCCGATCGGTGGATTTGCTCAAGGCCGTGAAGATGCTCATCATCCATGATCTTGTGGAGATTGATGCAGGTGACACACCGCTTCATTCCAGCGACAGGCAAGACAAGGTAGAAGCTGAAAAGGCAGCCGCGGATCGCCTGTATGGTCTCTTGCCAGTTAACGACAGTGTGGAATATCGGGCATTGTGGGACGAGTTCGAAGAGGGCAGCAGCGCCGAGGCGGTATTTGCCCGAGGCATGGACCGACTGCAACCTTTGCTCTTGAACATCCTCAATAATGGGGGAACCTGGAGGGAGAACGGCGTCAGCGAGCAGACCGTAATCGAACGGTATAAGCCCTTCATATCTGCGGCGATGCCCGACGTCTGGCCGACTGTTGAACAGATGGTGCGGAACCATTTTGCCCAGAGCCGATAA
- a CDS encoding SDR family NAD(P)-dependent oxidoreductase: protein MTLRGRNALVIGGAVGIGRAVCTAFAQAGANVAFADLGKQDDKTTLLAELKAMAVDAVALDVDVTDEMSVAETARRAIECLGHIDILVNNAGITSSGAPIHQQDWEVWSAIFDVNLKGVAYGMKHVIPHMLRRGYGRIINTSSQLAHKPVGNHGAYCASKAAVTALTASVAQEVAGSGITVNCVCPGMTDTAMLWVGGSEFVAAKLAALPIGRAGQPEEIASAYVYLASDLAGFFVGQSISPNGGDVMW from the coding sequence ATGACATTGAGAGGTCGGAACGCGCTTGTCATTGGTGGCGCGGTCGGAATAGGCCGTGCTGTTTGCACTGCGTTTGCACAAGCAGGCGCCAACGTCGCCTTCGCCGATCTTGGCAAGCAGGATGACAAGACGACCTTGCTGGCCGAGCTCAAGGCGATGGCGGTCGATGCCGTCGCGTTGGACGTTGACGTAACTGACGAGATGTCGGTGGCTGAGACAGCGCGCCGAGCGATCGAGTGCCTTGGTCATATCGACATCCTCGTCAACAATGCCGGCATCACCAGCTCGGGTGCCCCGATCCACCAACAGGATTGGGAGGTCTGGTCGGCTATTTTCGATGTCAACCTCAAGGGCGTCGCCTACGGCATGAAGCATGTCATCCCGCACATGCTAAGACGCGGCTACGGCCGGATCATCAACACCTCCTCGCAACTGGCCCACAAGCCGGTCGGCAACCATGGCGCCTACTGCGCATCGAAAGCCGCCGTCACGGCGCTTACGGCGAGCGTGGCACAGGAAGTTGCAGGATCCGGCATTACGGTAAACTGCGTTTGTCCCGGCATGACCGATACCGCGATGCTGTGGGTCGGCGGCTCCGAATTCGTTGCCGCCAAACTTGCCGCACTACCAATCGGGCGCGCTGGACAGCCGGAAGAAATTGCCTCGGCATACGTTTATCTTGCGTCTGACCTCGCCGGATTTTTCGTTGGCCAAAGCATTTCGCCCAACGGCGGAGATGTCATGTGGTAG
- a CDS encoding GntR family transcriptional regulator codes for MPKKPQTASITAEAPEVASIDRVPDEIYDTVVHAILDRALDPGTKLPEEVFCSHYGVSRTIVRVAIQRLQQDRLVDVQPYKGCFVVVPDLKEARDIIAARKAIEPFIIRRLVEISTDKDIAALKSHVDAEDSAYHRNDQREALRLSGQFHILLSEVADNGVLAVYLRNLICRSALVIATYSDVTACCKAHDHRKLVELLMARDAPAAMSQMERHLDDIEHDLLQDEKPEEKPSLESVLVKYSKSNASTGPRKPISVKG; via the coding sequence ATGCCGAAGAAGCCACAGACCGCGTCAATCACCGCCGAGGCGCCAGAGGTCGCCTCCATCGATCGGGTCCCCGACGAAATCTATGACACGGTGGTGCACGCGATCCTGGACAGGGCGCTCGATCCGGGGACGAAGCTGCCTGAGGAAGTCTTTTGTAGCCATTATGGCGTCAGCCGGACGATCGTCAGGGTGGCAATCCAGCGGCTGCAGCAGGACCGCCTTGTCGACGTGCAGCCGTACAAGGGATGTTTCGTGGTTGTGCCGGACCTTAAAGAAGCGAGGGATATCATTGCCGCGCGCAAGGCGATCGAGCCCTTCATCATAAGGCGCCTTGTAGAGATCTCCACAGACAAGGATATCGCAGCACTGAAATCCCATGTCGATGCCGAGGATTCCGCGTATCATCGAAATGACCAGCGCGAGGCCCTGAGGCTGTCGGGACAGTTTCATATCCTATTGAGCGAAGTTGCCGACAATGGCGTCCTTGCCGTGTACTTGCGCAATCTCATCTGCCGCTCCGCCCTCGTCATTGCGACCTACAGTGACGTCACGGCCTGCTGTAAGGCGCACGATCACCGCAAATTGGTCGAGCTCCTGATGGCACGTGACGCGCCTGCCGCCATGAGTCAGATGGAACGGCATCTCGATGACATCGAACATGACCTTCTGCAGGACGAGAAGCCGGAAGAAAAACCGAGCCTCGAAAGCGTGTTGGTCAAATATTCCAAATCCAACGCTTCGACTGGTCCAAGAAAGCCAATTTCCGTCAAGGGGTGA
- a CDS encoding nucleoside hydrolase gives MRKKLILDVDTGTDDSVAIMLAGLHPDLDLVAVTVVNGNVPVENCTDNTLRTLDWIGRSDVPVYQGLSHPIVREDFPTPRATKRDPKVHMAVLPLPEATSVKKELAAPIFLSQAFADQPGEITLVAVGPLSNLAAAIAIDPKFAGNCAELIIMGGAVNKSNITPSAEFNIWADPEAAAQVFRAPFRKITLVPLDATHDALVSQDQCDMLRAHGTPASTASADIIEHRIKGYEANQPTGTPQAAPVHDAVCVAALVDPDIIETKHVNVVIETFGEYTIGRTVVDHERRTTRAPNCHVAFHAKREPFVAMLSQTFSPAVPSQAKVG, from the coding sequence ATGCGAAAGAAACTTATCCTCGACGTGGACACCGGAACCGACGATTCCGTGGCAATCATGCTTGCTGGCCTGCACCCCGATCTCGATCTGGTCGCGGTGACGGTCGTCAACGGTAACGTCCCGGTCGAGAACTGCACGGACAACACGTTGCGCACGCTCGACTGGATTGGCCGTAGCGATGTACCGGTCTACCAGGGCCTGAGCCATCCGATCGTCCGAGAAGATTTCCCAACGCCGCGGGCAACGAAACGGGATCCCAAGGTCCACATGGCAGTGCTGCCGCTTCCTGAAGCGACATCCGTCAAGAAAGAGCTCGCGGCGCCAATTTTCCTTAGCCAGGCCTTTGCCGATCAACCGGGCGAGATCACCCTCGTTGCCGTCGGCCCACTGTCAAACCTTGCTGCTGCGATCGCGATAGACCCCAAATTTGCGGGAAACTGCGCCGAACTGATCATCATGGGCGGGGCCGTGAACAAGTCCAACATCACGCCATCAGCGGAATTCAACATCTGGGCTGATCCGGAGGCAGCCGCACAGGTTTTCCGTGCGCCATTCCGCAAGATCACCCTCGTACCGCTTGACGCGACCCATGACGCGCTTGTTTCCCAGGATCAGTGCGACATGTTGCGCGCACACGGCACGCCTGCATCCACGGCCTCTGCCGACATCATCGAGCATCGTATCAAGGGATACGAGGCCAACCAGCCAACCGGCACCCCGCAAGCGGCTCCCGTCCACGACGCGGTCTGTGTCGCCGCCCTTGTCGATCCGGACATCATCGAGACCAAGCATGTGAACGTGGTCATCGAAACCTTTGGCGAATACACGATCGGCCGCACGGTGGTGGACCATGAGCGCCGCACCACACGCGCGCCCAACTGCCATGTGGCCTTCCACGCTAAGCGCGAACCCTTTGTTGCGATGCTTTCACAAACCTTCTCGCCAGCGGTGCCGAGCCAGGCCAAGGTCGGGTGA
- a CDS encoding BMP family lipoprotein produces MKLLKTAILSAALSLGAMTAFAEAATRVAFVTAEGGLGDHSFNDMINEGLKKAKTDLGIEFVVIQPRAVSDMQSSLIRAAGQKFDLVLGASFDMIEPMKAAAKAFPDQKFGIIDVGSDPIAPNVVGAVAKDWEGSFIVGAAAALTSKTGTIGFVGGKDIPVIHRFFNGYYYGAKMAKPDINVLERYSGSFTDPAAGKEYTLALVSAKSDVNFAVANLTGAGVIDAAKSTKTFAIGVDSNQNGMAPGTVLTSMMKRVDILAYDIVKSVTDGSFKGGVNKQYGLKEGGVEAAMDDNNKGLISEATLKTMDELKAKVISGEIVVPNYIELDPAAKQMGTPPIDRPVAK; encoded by the coding sequence ATGAAACTCTTGAAGACCGCAATCCTATCCGCCGCCCTGTCTCTCGGAGCGATGACGGCTTTTGCCGAGGCAGCCACGCGCGTTGCTTTCGTCACCGCTGAAGGTGGCCTGGGCGACCATTCGTTCAACGACATGATCAACGAGGGCTTGAAGAAGGCGAAGACCGACCTCGGGATCGAATTCGTCGTTATCCAGCCCCGCGCCGTTTCAGACATGCAGTCGTCGCTGATCCGGGCCGCCGGTCAGAAATTTGATCTTGTTCTCGGGGCATCCTTTGACATGATCGAGCCGATGAAGGCGGCAGCGAAAGCGTTTCCGGACCAGAAGTTCGGGATTATCGACGTTGGGTCCGATCCGATCGCACCAAATGTCGTTGGCGCCGTCGCCAAGGATTGGGAAGGCTCTTTCATCGTTGGTGCCGCCGCAGCGCTAACGTCCAAGACCGGCACGATCGGATTTGTCGGCGGCAAGGACATTCCCGTCATCCACCGCTTCTTCAACGGCTACTACTACGGGGCCAAAATGGCGAAGCCTGACATCAACGTCCTTGAACGCTATTCGGGCTCGTTCACGGATCCGGCAGCGGGGAAGGAATACACGCTCGCCTTGGTCAGCGCGAAGTCCGACGTCAATTTCGCGGTCGCCAACTTGACCGGCGCCGGTGTCATCGACGCTGCCAAGAGCACCAAGACGTTTGCGATTGGTGTTGACTCCAACCAGAACGGCATGGCTCCCGGTACTGTACTCACGTCGATGATGAAGCGTGTCGATATCCTCGCCTATGACATCGTCAAGTCTGTCACCGACGGCAGTTTCAAGGGCGGCGTCAACAAGCAGTACGGCCTGAAGGAAGGCGGCGTCGAAGCTGCCATGGACGACAATAACAAGGGCCTCATTTCCGAAGCGACGCTAAAGACGATGGACGAACTTAAGGCGAAGGTCATTTCCGGCGAGATCGTCGTGCCGAACTATATCGAGCTCGATCCAGCTGCAAAGCAGATGGGTACACCGCCCATCGACCGCCCAGTTGCGAAGTAA
- a CDS encoding ABC transporter ATP-binding protein: MSQTKMESRPNLAEDILVLDGITKTFGDLVAIENATLTVRKGEIHALVGENGAGKSTLMNILYGIHARDGGDMRLRGRDVRFSGPAEAIRAGIGMVHQHFKLSPSFTVAENIILGSEPMKGAGRVDFARAEAETRKLSRRFDLELDPKALVAKLPVGLRQRVEILKALYRNAEILILDEPTAVLTPNETRELFNTMRSLAASGCTIIFISHKLREVLAVSDRISVMRRGKIMRTFDNENVTAQDIANEMVGRSVLLRVDKSAARDIGKPVLEVNNLIAFGDRGERAVDDLSLTVRAGEIVGIAGVQGNGQDELVECIAGLRTAGEGTILIGGVSGSVDPRTAREAGLAYIPVDRGGLGLSLESPLWENLSIGHLPEVSNGPFLSARRAQERAGKLIEAYDVRGGGMFAAAGSLSGGNQQKIQIARELSRDARLIVAEQPSQGVDIGAIESIHKVLVAMRNAGKAVLVVSADLDEVMALSDRIIVMYRGRAVADLASDKTSYEEIGRYMGGLHEDAHPDPASTAQSAAQAANTIDG; the protein is encoded by the coding sequence ATGTCGCAAACCAAAATGGAAAGCAGACCAAATCTCGCAGAGGACATTCTTGTCCTCGACGGGATCACCAAGACCTTCGGCGACCTCGTTGCCATCGAAAACGCCACGCTGACCGTTCGAAAAGGCGAGATCCACGCGCTGGTTGGAGAAAATGGCGCCGGCAAATCGACGCTGATGAACATCCTCTATGGCATCCACGCACGTGACGGCGGAGACATGCGGCTGCGCGGCCGGGATGTTCGCTTCAGCGGTCCCGCCGAGGCAATCCGCGCGGGCATTGGCATGGTCCACCAGCATTTCAAGCTGTCACCATCCTTTACCGTTGCCGAGAACATCATCCTTGGCTCTGAACCGATGAAGGGCGCGGGGCGGGTTGATTTCGCTAGGGCTGAAGCCGAGACCCGTAAGCTCAGCCGGCGCTTCGATCTGGAACTCGACCCGAAAGCGCTCGTCGCAAAACTCCCCGTCGGCCTGCGCCAGCGCGTTGAAATCCTGAAGGCACTCTATCGGAACGCCGAGATCCTCATCCTTGATGAGCCGACGGCGGTGCTGACGCCGAACGAAACCCGTGAGCTCTTCAACACTATGCGCTCGCTGGCCGCCAGCGGCTGTACGATCATCTTCATCAGCCATAAACTGCGCGAGGTGCTCGCCGTGTCCGATCGCATATCCGTCATGCGCCGCGGCAAGATTATGCGCACGTTCGACAATGAAAATGTCACGGCGCAGGATATCGCCAACGAGATGGTTGGCCGCTCTGTACTGCTGCGCGTCGACAAGTCGGCCGCCCGCGACATCGGCAAGCCGGTCCTCGAGGTGAACAACCTGATCGCCTTCGGCGATCGCGGCGAACGGGCGGTCGACGACCTGTCGCTCACTGTGAGAGCCGGGGAAATCGTTGGCATTGCGGGTGTCCAGGGCAATGGACAGGACGAGCTGGTTGAATGCATCGCCGGTCTTCGTACGGCTGGCGAAGGGACAATCCTGATCGGCGGCGTTTCCGGCTCGGTTGACCCGCGAACGGCACGCGAGGCGGGCCTTGCCTACATACCGGTTGACCGTGGCGGTCTTGGCCTTTCGCTTGAGAGCCCGCTTTGGGAAAATTTGAGCATCGGCCATCTGCCGGAAGTCTCTAATGGGCCGTTTCTCTCTGCGCGCCGCGCGCAAGAGCGTGCGGGCAAGCTGATCGAGGCCTATGACGTTCGAGGAGGCGGCATGTTCGCGGCCGCAGGTTCCCTGTCGGGTGGTAACCAGCAGAAGATCCAGATAGCCCGTGAGCTCAGTCGCGATGCCCGGCTTATTGTTGCAGAGCAGCCTTCGCAGGGCGTCGACATCGGTGCGATCGAATCCATCCACAAAGTCCTGGTTGCGATGCGCAATGCCGGCAAGGCTGTGCTCGTCGTTTCGGCCGACCTCGACGAGGTGATGGCGCTCTCCGACCGCATCATTGTCATGTATCGCGGCAGGGCGGTCGCAGATCTCGCAAGTGACAAGACGAGCTATGAAGAGATCGGACGCTACATGGGTGGCCTGCACGAGGACGCCCATCCCGACCCTGCTTCCACGGCACAATCAGCCGCGCAAGCCGCAAACACAATCGACGGGTGA